The following are encoded in a window of Rubellicoccus peritrichatus genomic DNA:
- a CDS encoding sensor histidine kinase, with amino-acid sequence MNKLPRRVVISKAKVGLLTALAFVAASFVAVIVDRADERLLDEEAQVELLEQLNQIEAVLENKLKKQTELTAAIAGYIQAQPNLTQREFEALAQNLAVASGGLIGVQLEQDSRISHVYPAWQFERLGDRPVDQLYSIGQDGELSPSTYFGDLLPDRDILLSRTPIRVKLRVPDAEQGAEDTEVLWGYVILVFDIESAIEASGLLAEKYPVAIALTFKPAKRPNEEIIFGDASVLSQKATSVSIGLPDGNWMLSGVDRGWQKILEHHRIRRRAIETVAVVLLSLTTFYFLNYLRSRGLVSDSEYARHESERQFAFLIREAAADPIAVFDREGKILEFNDESAHALGYSREEMSKLTVFDVDCGYTHDELKEGLEKLRPGQISRLRTKHQHKNGNEIPVEVRLGVVETGEGLRIISMVRDISAQKRYEEELENLNRDKDKFFSIIGHDLKGPLSGFLGLTEMLATDSEAFSPSELKMLGAEMNKAGKNLFNLLEDLLDWSRLQMGRIECDPQDFAIQDIVEANISLLSVNSRNKEIDLIADCEPDCAVHADLEMINTVVRNLISNAIKFTERGGSVTVSSIRKGDQIITSVADTGVGMDSKQVESLFVAGRSKRTEGTEKEKGTGFGLLLCYELVVRNGGELHVESKLGEGSVFSFNLPIVEANGETHPVRKKRTPTRPPING; translated from the coding sequence GTGAACAAATTACCGAGACGGGTTGTCATCAGCAAAGCCAAGGTCGGGTTATTGACTGCTTTGGCTTTCGTTGCTGCTTCCTTTGTTGCAGTCATAGTTGACCGAGCAGATGAGCGGCTACTTGATGAAGAGGCTCAAGTGGAGTTACTGGAGCAGCTCAATCAGATCGAAGCTGTTCTTGAAAACAAACTGAAGAAGCAGACTGAGCTCACTGCAGCGATTGCAGGCTACATCCAGGCGCAACCGAATTTGACACAAAGAGAATTTGAAGCACTTGCTCAAAATCTCGCTGTTGCATCCGGTGGCCTGATAGGAGTTCAGCTTGAGCAGGATAGTAGGATCAGCCATGTTTATCCAGCCTGGCAGTTTGAGCGGTTAGGTGACCGTCCCGTAGACCAGCTTTACAGCATAGGTCAGGATGGTGAGCTTTCGCCCAGCACCTACTTTGGTGATCTGCTTCCGGATCGTGATATTCTTTTAAGCAGAACACCAATCCGCGTAAAACTGAGAGTCCCTGATGCTGAGCAAGGAGCGGAAGACACTGAAGTATTATGGGGCTACGTGATTTTGGTCTTTGATATCGAAAGTGCGATTGAGGCCAGTGGACTTCTTGCTGAAAAGTATCCTGTTGCCATTGCACTCACTTTTAAGCCAGCGAAGCGTCCAAATGAAGAAATTATTTTTGGAGATGCTTCTGTGCTCAGTCAGAAGGCGACATCCGTTAGTATTGGCTTGCCTGACGGTAATTGGATGTTGAGTGGTGTAGACCGTGGCTGGCAGAAAATTCTCGAACACCATCGGATACGTCGGCGGGCGATTGAAACTGTTGCAGTTGTCTTACTGAGTTTAACCACTTTTTACTTTTTGAATTACCTGCGCAGTCGAGGGTTAGTCAGTGATAGTGAATATGCGCGTCACGAGAGTGAACGGCAGTTTGCGTTTCTAATCCGGGAGGCTGCGGCCGACCCTATTGCGGTTTTTGATCGAGAGGGCAAAATTCTTGAGTTCAATGATGAGTCTGCTCATGCCCTCGGTTATAGCCGTGAGGAAATGTCAAAGCTAACGGTTTTTGATGTCGATTGCGGCTATACGCATGATGAGTTGAAGGAGGGTCTGGAAAAGCTGAGACCCGGACAGATTTCTCGTTTGCGCACGAAGCATCAGCATAAGAATGGCAATGAGATTCCAGTTGAGGTTAGGCTGGGAGTTGTGGAAACCGGCGAAGGGCTTCGCATTATTTCAATGGTTCGTGATATCTCTGCCCAAAAGCGTTACGAAGAAGAGTTGGAGAATCTGAATCGTGATAAAGACAAATTCTTTAGCATTATTGGGCATGATCTAAAGGGACCTTTGAGTGGTTTTCTCGGACTGACCGAAATGCTGGCAACAGACTCGGAAGCTTTTTCTCCCTCAGAGTTAAAAATGCTTGGAGCGGAAATGAATAAAGCCGGCAAGAATTTGTTCAATCTGCTCGAGGACTTACTCGATTGGTCACGTTTGCAAATGGGGCGGATTGAATGTGACCCTCAGGACTTCGCTATACAAGACATTGTGGAAGCCAATATCTCACTGCTTAGCGTTAATTCCCGGAACAAGGAAATCGATTTAATTGCTGATTGTGAGCCGGATTGTGCCGTTCATGCCGATTTGGAAATGATCAATACAGTCGTTCGTAACTTAATCTCCAACGCAATCAAGTTTACCGAGCGCGGTGGCAGTGTGACGGTGAGCTCGATTCGCAAGGGGGATCAAATTATCACGAGCGTGGCAGATACCGGAGTCGGTATGGACAGTAAGCAGGTCGAAAGCCTGTTTGTCGCCGGGCGCTCAAAAAGAACTGAAGGCACCGAAAAAGAGAAGGGGACTGGCTTTGGCCTGCTCCTTTGCTACGAGTTGGTGGTTCGCAATGGCGGCGAGCTTCACGTCGAGAGTAAACTGGGCGAGGGCAGTGTCTTTTCGTTCAATTTACCAATTGTAGAAGCCAATGGCGAAACGCATCCAGTTCGAAAGAAGCGAACGCCAACCCGCCCTCCAATAAACGGCTAA
- a CDS encoding DJ-1/PfpI family protein, translating into MRLGFLVFNGVEELDLTGPWELVGELKKRGKITDAFMISPTMERLTCAKQMQLVPHHSYENCPSFDVLIVPGGEGRRREVDNPETIQFIKDKASKCQAVLSVCTGAFLLEKAGLLENVKATTHWSAIEELRALGVTVVEDRFINNGPIWTSAGVSAGIDMILAFIAEKLGPETAGEAQLYAEYFPDGTVYGEPWQKPEVSQYIKSLSAQS; encoded by the coding sequence ATGCGCTTGGGGTTTTTGGTATTTAATGGTGTTGAAGAGCTTGACCTAACGGGACCATGGGAACTCGTTGGTGAGCTAAAGAAGCGCGGTAAGATCACAGATGCATTCATGATCAGCCCAACAATGGAAAGACTGACATGCGCAAAGCAAATGCAGCTGGTCCCCCACCACTCCTACGAGAACTGTCCGTCCTTCGATGTTCTGATCGTTCCAGGGGGTGAAGGTCGAAGGCGAGAAGTCGATAACCCAGAGACAATTCAGTTTATCAAAGACAAAGCATCAAAGTGCCAGGCGGTTCTTTCAGTCTGCACAGGAGCGTTTCTGCTGGAAAAAGCCGGACTCCTCGAAAATGTAAAAGCAACGACTCACTGGTCAGCCATCGAAGAACTTCGAGCACTTGGAGTTACCGTGGTCGAAGACCGCTTTATCAATAATGGCCCAATCTGGACCTCAGCAGGTGTCTCAGCAGGCATTGACATGATCCTTGCATTTATCGCTGAAAAACTGGGACCAGAAACTGCTGGCGAGGCTCAGCTTTATGCCGAATATTTTCCCGATGGGACAGTGTATGGCGAGCCTTGGCAAAAACCGGAAGTCTCTCAATACATCAAATCCCTATCAGCCCAAAGTTGA
- a CDS encoding glycosyltransferase family 4 protein yields the protein MKVLLYSPVFWPSVGGVEAITETLGIEMTTAGIDCYVVTETESEEQREYPFRVIRKPTIAERFRLTSWCDIIHSNSASVAMWPYAELLRKPFIWTHNGYQAACIDGLGWEAGKPAPIAPIPSFWHHWKVNGAKSALIGGLKLVVRRHVALNHVALNIPATRWVDKRLALPRSVQAYTPYPNKNFLSPTGDTNASSVDFLYVGRLVTEKGVNTLIEALALLSKAQGSQPTLRIVGGGPEKDDLESLAQELKVRNQIEFTGPLSGDALRKAISEAAIAIVPSIWEEPMGGVTLELLSAGKCLIVSEKGGHAEVCGKAALTFLNGNPEALANQMDTLINDPEQQTELRSFGKEKLTQFSAKRLTNRYIQIYNSVIQEVS from the coding sequence ATGAAAGTCCTGCTTTACTCCCCAGTTTTTTGGCCATCTGTCGGCGGAGTTGAAGCGATTACGGAAACACTTGGTATAGAAATGACTACAGCTGGCATCGACTGCTATGTCGTCACTGAAACCGAGTCTGAAGAACAGCGTGAATATCCCTTCAGAGTGATTCGGAAGCCCACCATTGCAGAGCGCTTTCGTCTCACGTCCTGGTGTGACATTATTCACAGCAACAGCGCCAGCGTCGCAATGTGGCCATATGCAGAGTTACTGAGAAAGCCTTTTATCTGGACGCATAACGGCTATCAGGCCGCTTGCATTGACGGATTGGGCTGGGAGGCCGGAAAACCAGCCCCAATTGCTCCAATTCCATCGTTTTGGCACCACTGGAAAGTAAATGGTGCGAAAAGCGCTTTGATTGGAGGCCTAAAGCTGGTAGTCAGGCGACATGTCGCCCTCAACCATGTTGCACTGAATATACCCGCTACGCGCTGGGTCGATAAGCGCTTAGCTCTCCCAAGATCAGTCCAAGCCTATACTCCTTATCCAAATAAGAACTTTTTATCACCAACCGGCGACACCAATGCTTCTTCAGTTGATTTTCTGTATGTCGGTCGTCTGGTGACTGAAAAAGGCGTAAACACTCTAATCGAGGCACTCGCGCTTCTTTCCAAGGCCCAGGGCTCACAGCCAACACTTCGCATTGTAGGCGGAGGTCCGGAAAAAGATGATCTGGAATCACTAGCGCAAGAGCTCAAAGTCAGAAATCAAATAGAGTTTACAGGTCCATTAAGCGGTGATGCTCTGAGGAAGGCCATATCAGAAGCGGCAATAGCCATCGTACCATCAATCTGGGAAGAACCAATGGGAGGGGTCACCCTGGAGCTATTATCAGCCGGAAAATGCCTTATCGTTTCAGAAAAAGGCGGCCATGCTGAAGTCTGCGGAAAAGCAGCACTTACTTTCCTCAACGGAAACCCAGAAGCCCTTGCCAATCAAATGGATACACTAATAAATGACCCTGAACAGCAAACGGAACTAAGAAGCTTTGGCAAGGAAAAGCTCACCCAATTCTCCGCAAAAAGGCTAACAAACCGCTACATCCAAATCTATAACTCCGTAATACAAGAGGTGAGTTGA
- a CDS encoding four helix bundle protein, with the protein MSNFFPHENAKVYQLALEWVIWIDPVIRELPSQLHTRAELDRLAASMVVQIADGVGKSNPSDRVKALESAKSTCLASAAIIDILGARNLLEQGDIANAKKKLSQIVRLLSGMVQSANTNEIIRSRLGASG; encoded by the coding sequence ATGAGCAATTTTTTCCCCCATGAAAACGCCAAGGTTTATCAGCTAGCTTTGGAGTGGGTGATCTGGATCGATCCAGTCATCCGTGAGCTTCCCTCACAACTTCATACCAGAGCTGAGCTTGATCGCCTTGCCGCTTCAATGGTAGTCCAAATTGCAGATGGTGTTGGCAAAAGTAATCCAAGTGATCGCGTAAAGGCTCTTGAAAGCGCAAAGAGTACTTGCTTGGCCAGTGCAGCAATTATCGATATTCTTGGTGCACGTAACCTGCTTGAACAAGGCGATATAGCGAACGCAAAAAAGAAGCTCAGCCAGATAGTGAGACTTTTGTCCGGTATGGTGCAATCTGCCAACACGAACGAAATCATCCGGAGTCGGCTCGGGGCAAGCGGTTGA
- the ppk1 gene encoding polyphosphate kinase 1 gives MPAKKAIKKTPKKKSPYFNRELSWLSFNRRVLDLALSKSQPLLERLKFLSIVTSNLDEFFEIRVAGLIQQVEAGVVRAGIDGLGPKEQLRRIHDITSALVKDTYECWRNQIVPNLKGEGITFKQTSELTRKEKSWLDAYFQEQVYPVLTPMAIDPAHPFPQLANKSLNILLCIDDPSSDEEESKIAIIPVPRILPRVIQIETRDDSIVCIFLSDLIKMFVKRLFPGYKIKGAWAFRITRNSDLYIDEEEVENLLKTIEEEIHKMRRGDPVRLEIEDQVDSDILGRLLQAIELSKEYVYLIDGPINLMRLMSVYGMIDRPDLKDTSFHPYTPHPLAVSSDIFQSISKEDHLLHHPYDSFGPVVEFLNTAARDPQVFAIKQTLYRTSGDSPIINALKLASENGKQVTALVELKARFDELNNIQWARELEEKGVHVVYGLVGLKTHCKTCLVVRRENDGLRRYCHLGTGNYNPKTAKIYTDLSLFTASEEITSEVADLFNTLTGFSRKPEFKHLLIAPFNLHAQMQKLIQRETRNAKAGKPARIIAKTNSLIEKDTIDNLYQASKAGVKINCIVRGICGLVPGVTGLSENITVHSILGRFLEHSRIYYFENTGGEPEVYIGSADWMPRNFFRRIECVFPIKDPKLKAEIIDNIIPAMLRDTTATLLKSNGAYRQARHRNQEAFSSQDFFLEQAGERQDKDEGLLAEG, from the coding sequence ATGCCAGCAAAGAAAGCGATTAAGAAAACCCCAAAGAAGAAATCCCCTTACTTCAATCGGGAACTGAGCTGGCTATCGTTCAATAGGCGCGTTCTCGACCTAGCCTTATCAAAATCACAGCCCCTTCTTGAGCGACTCAAATTCCTTTCGATCGTTACATCCAATTTGGACGAGTTTTTTGAAATTCGTGTCGCCGGACTGATCCAACAAGTTGAAGCTGGCGTAGTCCGAGCGGGCATTGACGGACTCGGGCCAAAAGAACAGTTACGCCGCATTCATGACATCACCAGCGCTCTGGTTAAAGATACTTACGAGTGTTGGAGAAACCAAATCGTTCCAAATCTAAAAGGAGAAGGCATAACCTTCAAACAGACCTCCGAGCTAACACGGAAAGAAAAAAGCTGGCTTGATGCCTATTTCCAAGAGCAGGTCTACCCTGTGCTGACGCCCATGGCAATCGACCCGGCACATCCTTTTCCGCAGCTAGCCAATAAATCACTGAACATTCTGCTCTGTATTGATGATCCAAGCTCGGATGAAGAAGAGTCAAAAATAGCAATCATACCGGTTCCGCGGATCCTTCCACGGGTCATCCAAATCGAAACAAGAGACGATTCCATTGTTTGTATCTTTCTTAGCGATCTCATCAAGATGTTCGTAAAGCGCCTGTTCCCAGGGTATAAAATCAAGGGAGCCTGGGCATTTCGCATCACCCGAAATAGCGATCTCTATATCGATGAAGAAGAAGTGGAGAACCTCCTGAAGACCATTGAGGAGGAGATACATAAAATGAGGCGAGGCGATCCCGTCCGCCTAGAAATCGAAGACCAGGTCGACAGCGATATTTTGGGGCGATTGCTCCAGGCAATCGAACTAAGCAAAGAGTATGTTTATCTCATCGACGGACCTATCAACCTGATGCGCCTGATGAGCGTTTACGGTATGATCGATCGGCCGGACCTCAAAGACACATCCTTTCATCCATACACACCTCATCCGCTTGCTGTATCCAGCGATATCTTTCAAAGTATCAGCAAAGAGGATCATCTGCTCCATCACCCTTACGACTCATTTGGGCCGGTCGTCGAGTTTCTCAATACAGCTGCGCGAGACCCTCAGGTGTTTGCGATTAAACAGACGCTTTACCGAACCAGTGGAGACTCTCCAATTATAAACGCACTCAAGCTGGCTTCTGAAAACGGTAAACAAGTCACAGCTCTAGTGGAACTAAAAGCACGATTCGATGAGTTGAACAATATTCAATGGGCCCGCGAACTTGAGGAGAAAGGCGTTCACGTTGTCTACGGACTTGTCGGCCTGAAAACCCATTGCAAAACCTGCCTCGTCGTCCGACGCGAAAATGACGGTTTACGACGTTACTGCCATCTCGGCACCGGTAACTACAATCCCAAAACTGCAAAAATCTATACAGACCTCAGCCTCTTTACAGCCAGCGAAGAAATCACCAGCGAAGTCGCTGATTTGTTTAACACACTGACAGGGTTTTCGCGAAAGCCTGAGTTCAAACATCTGCTCATCGCACCATTTAATCTGCACGCGCAAATGCAGAAGTTAATCCAACGTGAGACCCGCAATGCCAAAGCTGGCAAGCCTGCCCGTATCATTGCCAAAACAAACAGTCTGATAGAAAAGGATACGATAGACAATCTCTACCAGGCTTCAAAAGCCGGGGTTAAAATCAACTGTATCGTCCGCGGCATATGTGGGCTTGTTCCCGGTGTGACTGGTCTTAGTGAAAACATAACAGTCCACAGTATCCTCGGACGTTTTCTCGAGCACAGCCGTATCTATTACTTTGAAAACACTGGAGGCGAACCTGAAGTCTACATTGGTAGTGCCGACTGGATGCCACGAAACTTTTTCCGCCGCATAGAATGCGTTTTCCCAATCAAAGATCCGAAGCTGAAAGCAGAGATCATAGACAATATCATTCCGGCAATGCTTCGGGACACAACCGCAACCCTCTTGAAGTCCAATGGTGCTTACCGCCAAGCAAGGCATCGCAATCAGGAAGCATTCTCTTCCCAGGATTTTTTCTTAGAACAAGCGGGCGAGCGTCAGGACAAAGACGAAGGATTATTGGCAGAAGGTTAA
- a CDS encoding type II secretion system protein, producing the protein MSLDFRNKGFSLVELLIVVAITGVLVAILLPVLGNVREQSQTTTCASNLRQLHVAIQLYANDNDGELAVAKHDAKAVHWTQIISPYLGGDDDLKSWEKPSEVCECPSWKSEPDYNPNLTWLWGYAMNVVPGLDPGTPEHNYRFNLDRRNSDGALVGWAGFYNLSQITYADRRPLFMDGRDWLMRGDSLDLVAPNRHGHGKCNVVFFDGHIEVLDGESILQAVSDPKNYSHHTTGS; encoded by the coding sequence ATGAGTTTAGATTTCAGAAACAAGGGATTCAGCCTTGTTGAGCTGCTCATTGTCGTCGCGATTACAGGCGTGCTCGTGGCAATATTATTGCCGGTTCTGGGAAATGTTCGTGAGCAATCGCAAACGACGACTTGTGCTTCTAACCTAAGGCAGCTGCATGTTGCGATTCAGCTCTATGCAAATGATAATGATGGTGAACTCGCTGTGGCCAAACACGATGCTAAGGCGGTGCATTGGACGCAAATTATCAGCCCTTATCTCGGTGGTGACGATGACCTCAAGTCCTGGGAGAAACCATCCGAAGTTTGCGAATGTCCCAGTTGGAAGTCAGAACCGGACTATAACCCGAATCTGACCTGGCTTTGGGGATACGCAATGAATGTTGTGCCTGGTTTGGACCCTGGCACTCCGGAGCATAACTATAGATTTAATCTAGATCGGCGTAATTCTGATGGTGCTCTTGTGGGATGGGCAGGATTTTACAATCTTTCTCAGATCACTTATGCAGACAGAAGGCCTCTTTTTATGGACGGCCGTGATTGGCTTATGCGTGGCGATAGCTTGGATTTGGTTGCTCCCAACCGGCATGGGCATGGGAAATGCAACGTTGTTTTCTTTGATGGCCACATCGAGGTGCTGGATGGCGAGTCAATTCTGCAAGCGGTGAGTGATCCCAAAAATTACAGTCATCATACGACTGGCTCTTAA
- a CDS encoding YybH family protein: protein MISKEDTVKEVRAALDLSFERFVSADIEGMEALILESAVLVAGKDIYRGREALMSFYGGFYAAFEVAENYPITVDIQLTGFDSAVVATHQKMILKPKLAEVSSVDIDLMVTFAFVKCGEEWRIAYEHASRFDLLFGETAHLETSGSNV, encoded by the coding sequence ATGATCTCAAAGGAAGACACTGTAAAAGAAGTACGGGCCGCCCTGGATTTAAGCTTTGAGAGATTTGTCAGTGCTGACATCGAAGGGATGGAGGCACTGATACTTGAAAGCGCAGTTCTGGTCGCTGGAAAGGATATCTATCGTGGGCGTGAGGCTTTAATGAGTTTTTATGGAGGCTTTTATGCCGCCTTTGAAGTCGCTGAGAATTATCCCATTACAGTGGATATTCAGCTTACTGGTTTTGATTCAGCAGTCGTTGCCACACATCAGAAAATGATACTAAAGCCAAAGTTGGCGGAGGTCTCATCTGTGGATATTGACCTGATGGTTACATTCGCTTTCGTCAAATGTGGAGAAGAGTGGAGGATCGCTTACGAGCATGCATCACGCTTTGATTTATTGTTTGGAGAAACCGCTCATCTCGAAACATCTGGCAGCAATGTATGA
- a CDS encoding ATP-binding cassette domain-containing protein, producing the protein MLAARSLHLAFGGPPLLESVSFEVHAGERVCIVGRNGAGKSSLLKVLCNVIPPDRGEVYVPANERVAYLPQEVPEGIDGTVAEVIVMDLPDGLEDWEREARLDRLLRDLEFDGEEAFDSLSAGMKRRVLLGRCLAPEPDVLLLDEPTNHLDIESIGWMERFLPKYPGALLFVTHDRAFLKKIATRILDLERGVVTDWGYNYETYLQKKEEWLVAEAHNRAEFDKKLAKEEAWIRQGILARRTRNEGRVRALKSMRDQHRQRRERQGSVRLAVEEADRSGVKVIAAEGVSFGYNSNPIVRDFSTVITRGDKIGIVGPNGAGKSTLLNLLLGRLSPQEGTVKHGTGLEIAYFDQLRETLDPEQTVVDSIADGRDTFSLNGQSRHVIGYLQDFLFHPEQARGKVKALSGGERNRLLLARLFTRPFNLLIMDEPTNDLDLETLELLENRLVEFGGTLLLVSHDRAFIDNVVTDLFILEGKGEVRQFVGGYTDYLNRRAVPSSANTGKVTKTVAATKSGKPPKTRKFLNRERWELEALPAEIEALETEQAEITEKLGDPNLYQSQGDQVATFQARIHEIEASLATKYSRWEELEQLKETLEG; encoded by the coding sequence ATGCTGGCAGCACGCAGTTTACATCTGGCCTTTGGAGGGCCACCGCTTTTGGAATCCGTATCTTTCGAGGTGCATGCGGGGGAGCGTGTTTGTATTGTCGGTCGCAATGGTGCCGGTAAGTCTTCGCTGCTGAAAGTACTCTGTAATGTTATTCCTCCGGATCGTGGAGAGGTTTATGTTCCAGCCAACGAGCGCGTGGCTTACTTGCCCCAGGAGGTTCCTGAAGGAATCGATGGGACGGTCGCGGAAGTAATCGTCATGGATTTGCCGGATGGGCTTGAAGACTGGGAGCGTGAAGCGCGGCTGGATCGACTGCTGCGCGATTTGGAATTTGATGGAGAGGAGGCCTTCGACTCTCTTTCGGCCGGGATGAAACGCCGGGTTTTACTCGGTCGATGCCTTGCTCCGGAGCCTGATGTTCTGCTCTTGGACGAGCCAACCAATCACCTCGATATCGAATCGATTGGCTGGATGGAGCGCTTTCTGCCAAAGTATCCTGGCGCCCTATTGTTTGTGACGCACGACCGGGCTTTCCTCAAAAAGATTGCGACGCGGATTCTTGATCTTGAGCGCGGGGTGGTCACGGATTGGGGTTACAATTACGAGACGTATCTTCAGAAGAAGGAGGAGTGGCTTGTTGCCGAGGCGCATAACCGGGCTGAGTTCGATAAGAAACTGGCGAAGGAGGAAGCATGGATTCGCCAGGGGATTCTCGCACGTCGTACCCGCAACGAAGGCAGGGTTCGCGCACTAAAAAGTATGCGCGATCAACATCGCCAGCGTCGTGAGCGACAGGGGTCTGTTCGGTTGGCAGTGGAAGAGGCCGACCGCTCAGGCGTAAAGGTTATTGCGGCTGAAGGCGTTTCTTTTGGTTATAATAGTAATCCGATTGTTCGTGATTTTTCCACTGTCATAACACGGGGAGATAAGATCGGCATCGTTGGCCCGAATGGCGCTGGAAAGAGTACCCTTTTAAATCTCCTGCTTGGGCGACTGTCTCCTCAAGAGGGTACAGTCAAACATGGAACCGGATTGGAGATCGCCTACTTTGACCAACTCCGCGAAACACTTGATCCGGAACAAACGGTTGTGGATTCGATTGCGGACGGACGCGATACCTTTTCGCTCAACGGCCAGTCACGCCATGTGATTGGTTATTTACAGGATTTTCTCTTTCATCCGGAACAGGCTCGCGGTAAGGTCAAGGCACTGTCTGGTGGTGAGCGTAATCGTCTTCTACTGGCGCGCTTGTTTACCAGACCATTTAATCTTCTGATCATGGACGAACCGACCAATGATCTGGATCTGGAGACACTTGAGTTGCTGGAGAACCGACTGGTCGAGTTTGGTGGAACATTACTTCTCGTAAGCCATGACCGAGCGTTTATCGACAACGTGGTGACGGATTTGTTTATATTAGAAGGCAAGGGCGAGGTCAGGCAGTTTGTCGGTGGTTATACGGATTACCTCAATCGCCGCGCAGTGCCATCATCAGCAAATACAGGTAAGGTTACAAAGACTGTGGCCGCCACAAAAAGCGGTAAGCCACCGAAGACGCGCAAGTTTCTCAATCGTGAACGCTGGGAATTGGAGGCTTTGCCGGCTGAGATTGAAGCCCTGGAAACCGAGCAGGCTGAAATTACCGAAAAGCTGGGCGATCCGAATTTGTATCAGTCCCAGGGGGACCAGGTGGCTACGTTTCAGGCTCGCATCCATGAGATCGAAGCTTCTCTGGCTACAAAATATTCGCGATGGGAAGAGTTGGAGCAGCTGAAAGAAACACTCGAAGGCTAG